A single genomic interval of bacterium harbors:
- a CDS encoding pyridoxal phosphate-dependent aminotransferase family protein, translating to MDIFEKCGKFTAAREVMAGGFYPYFNTIESAQDPEVIVNGKPMIMIGSNDYLGLTTHPRLKRAAARALRKYGTGCTGSRFLNGTFDIHEELESKLAEFERKEAALFFTTGFLTNLGTIAGLVGKDDVVITDKLDHASIIDGCRLSFGETKRFRHNNMEDLERTLEPIEPERGKLIVVDGVFSTEGDIAELPGIAKLGKKYGARIMVDDAHSIGVLGRGGRGTAEHFGLEDEVDIVMGTCSKSLASIGGFIVGPEEVIHYLKHHSRALIFSASPPPASVVVVLEALKIIEEEPERREQLWRNTRKMKKGFQEMGYDTGASETPIIPLLVGDDITAFKMRRILFDNGIFSNPFVSPAVPKGKAVIRTSYMATHTTEQLDRVLDICEQVGKELRIIPGRRYPRRRQPPTFRARVKKQRMVMKEGIRKRFRSWMDRIYGMRQ from the coding sequence ATGGATATTTTTGAAAAATGCGGCAAATTTACAGCTGCCAGGGAAGTAATGGCGGGCGGCTTCTATCCCTATTTCAATACAATTGAGTCTGCTCAGGACCCGGAAGTTATTGTCAATGGTAAACCAATGATTATGATTGGCTCGAATGACTATCTGGGACTTACCACCCACCCCAGACTCAAAAGGGCAGCAGCCAGGGCTTTAAGAAAATATGGCACAGGTTGTACTGGTTCCAGGTTCTTGAACGGGACTTTCGATATTCATGAGGAACTGGAGTCGAAGCTGGCTGAGTTTGAAAGAAAGGAAGCAGCTCTCTTTTTTACTACGGGATTTCTTACCAACTTAGGCACTATTGCCGGCTTAGTGGGAAAGGACGACGTGGTTATTACTGATAAACTTGACCATGCCAGCATCATTGACGGCTGTCGGCTCTCTTTTGGTGAGACGAAAAGGTTCAGGCACAATAATATGGAAGATTTAGAGAGGACTCTGGAGCCCATCGAACCCGAACGAGGTAAACTCATCGTGGTGGATGGAGTATTCAGCACAGAGGGAGACATTGCCGAATTGCCGGGGATAGCGAAGTTGGGCAAAAAGTATGGAGCCAGAATTATGGTTGACGATGCCCATTCCATTGGCGTTTTGGGGAGAGGTGGTAGAGGGACAGCTGAGCATTTTGGTTTAGAGGATGAAGTGGACATCGTAATGGGAACCTGCAGCAAGTCTCTGGCTTCTATTGGAGGATTTATCGTTGGCCCTGAAGAGGTGATTCACTACTTGAAGCACCATTCGCGGGCATTAATCTTTAGTGCCAGCCCTCCACCGGCTTCTGTAGTTGTAGTTTTAGAAGCATTGAAGATTATAGAAGAGGAACCTGAGCGCCGAGAACAATTATGGAGAAATACCAGAAAGATGAAAAAAGGCTTCCAGGAGATGGGATACGATACAGGCGCCAGTGAAACCCCTATCATTCCTCTTCTCGTGGGAGATGATATAACAGCCTTTAAAATGCGGAGAATTCTCTTTGATAATGGCATATTCTCCAACCCCTTTGTCAGTCCAGCCGTTCCCAAAGGGAAAGCTGTAATTCGCACCAGTTATATGGCTACCCACACCACTGAACAATTGGACAGGGTCCTGGATATTTGTGAACAGGTGGGAAAAGAGTTAAGAATAATTCCTGGTCGAAGATACCCCAGGAGAAGGCAACCCCCTACCTTTAGAGCCAGAGTGAAAAAGCAAAGAATGGTGATGAAAGAAGGGATCAGGAAAAGATTTAGGAGTTGGATGGATAGAATATACGGAATGAGGCAATAA
- a CDS encoding NAD-dependent epimerase/dehydratase family protein — protein MRALVSGSNGFIGSHLVEALKKRGYSVTCLVRKTSNLNWLNGLDVEFVYGDCTEKDSLYKAVEGADYVYHLAGVVRAVDRETYYRVNFLGTRNLLEVCNKTNRKIKKFLYLSTQAAAGPINPNGEEDCQPITDYGKSKLKGEIVVHSYSDRLPVLIIRAPVIYGPRDKDVYTYFKFLKRKIRPVPGKGEGHFNALYVGDLVEGMVLAAENENSSGETYFIADERSYSWKEAADIAAQVMGIKTIKINIPRWLILASAFLAEISSGITHKPVLINRQKAKEILHNGWFCDITKARESLGFKPKVSLEEGLKITASWYKDNGWL, from the coding sequence ATGAGAGCATTGGTAAGTGGTAGTAACGGATTTATTGGTAGCCATCTGGTGGAAGCATTAAAAAAGAGAGGATACTCGGTTACCTGCCTCGTGCGTAAGACAAGCAATCTCAACTGGCTCAATGGGCTGGATGTAGAATTTGTTTATGGAGACTGCACAGAAAAAGATAGTTTGTATAAAGCAGTAGAAGGTGCGGATTATGTCTATCACCTGGCAGGAGTAGTGAGGGCTGTGGATAGAGAGACCTACTACCGGGTGAATTTTCTGGGAACAAGGAATTTACTCGAAGTATGTAATAAAACAAATCGAAAGATAAAGAAGTTCCTATATCTCTCCACCCAGGCAGCAGCGGGACCGATTAATCCTAATGGCGAGGAAGATTGTCAGCCAATCACCGACTATGGTAAAAGTAAACTTAAGGGAGAAATTGTGGTTCATAGTTATAGTGACAGATTGCCGGTCCTGATTATTAGAGCGCCGGTAATTTACGGACCCCGGGATAAAGACGTATACACATATTTTAAATTTCTTAAGAGAAAAATAAGACCTGTCCCGGGAAAAGGAGAAGGGCATTTTAATGCATTATATGTTGGAGACCTGGTAGAGGGAATGGTTTTGGCGGCAGAAAATGAAAATTCCAGTGGCGAGACTTACTTTATTGCCGATGAAAGGTCGTATTCCTGGAAAGAAGCTGCGGATATAGCAGCCCAGGTAATGGGAATAAAAACAATCAAGATAAACATACCCCGTTGGCTGATTTTGGCATCGGCTTTTTTAGCAGAAATTTCCTCAGGAATAACCCATAAGCCAGTTTTAATCAACAGGCAGAAGGCAAAAGAGATACTCCATAATGGATGGTTCTGTGATATAACCAAAGCAAGAGAAAGTCTGGGTTTTAAGCCCAAGGTTAGCTTAGAAGAAGGACTGAAGATAACAGCCAGCTGGTATAAAGACAATGGCTGGCTCTAA